The sequence CATCATACCGGGCTTTTTTGATGTCAACTCATCGTATAATCCCTTTAAGAATGGCCATCCACCAAAGAAGAAAATAAATGTTGATAAAGCCCACAGTATATAATCACTGCCAGAAAAGCTTATATGAATGCCAAAAATTTTTTGAACTAACGGAGAAAGTATTAATATAGGTATCGTTGTTATAGTAGATATAACAAATCTCTTTTTGAAATCTTCTACCATCATTTTATGGTGCTGCGCATGGCTGTGATGTTTTGTACGATTGTCAATGTTTTCATTTGGTTTGCTTTCTACTCTTATAAGTTCTGCACCGTCCATTTCGCATTTTCCCGGTGCATCATACTCCATGCCGCATTTGGGGCATTTATATTTAGACATAGCCCTCTCCCTTAGATTTTGTTTAGGTATTTGATTACCTCTTTTATTTCTTTAATCTTTTGGTCTATATCTTCCTGAGATTTGGATAAAACGGCATCTTTTACACAGGTTTCTATGTGCTTACTTAAAATCTGCATATTCGCTTTCTTTAGTAGAGATGCAACAGCCATAAGTTGAGTTGATATGTCTATACAATACCTATTATCCTCAACCATCTTTAAAACCGCATTCAAATGACCCTGGGCTGTTTTGAGCGTTTTATGTGCTTCATAATGCTTTATCTTTTTATCTTTGTCTTTCACGTCTTTTCCTTCCTATTTTTGTTAATTTAAGTTAGCCTATCTGTTGAATTTTAAGTTTGGGAACCTAATTTTATACATAAAAATCAATATACTATTTCACCTGAGCTCATCATACCATTGTTTTGGTTTGTTGCCTGATGTGCATATACTGTATCTGAAATTCCCACCATTAACATACCAGCTAAAGCAACACTAAAAATTCTTCTCATCTTCAACCTCCTAAAATTTTAATCTTTTACAATATCTTTCTTCATCTGCTCATATTCTTCTTTTGAAATTTCACCCTTTGCATATCTTTCTCTCAGAATGTTTAGGGCATTTTTCCTTTCTTTTAAATCTTCGCTCATTGTTTCTTTATAGTAGTTTCTTCCTTCATGTTTCATATTTTGTGAATTTGTCGTTGCTTTTATAAGGAATACAACAGCCGCTATAATTAAAATTAGAATCAATATACCCATATAACCTCCCCAAAAGAATCCATGAAATCCATATCCATGCATGACAACCTCCTCAAGCAATACTTGTCTATCTTATTCCCACCCCCCCTGGTAGGGATAAGATAAGTTAACTTAATAGTAACCTAATTTTACAAAATGTCAAGTAGAATAAAAATTTTTTATAGGGATGTTTTAAATAAACATTTTATAGATAAAGAACATGTAAAATATAAGAAGGGTTGCTCCTACCCACTTTGATATTTTCTCATTTTGTACTATAAAGCCAAGTAAGACGCTTGATGCAATCATGAATGGTATCCCAAATTCGATGGTACTTTTATCTGCGCGGATATCGCCAAGAATCGAGGAGAAGCCCAACACACCAAAAGCATTGAATATATTTGAACCTACTACGTTACCTATAGCCATTTCTAATTTACCTTTTTTAGATGCTACTACGCTTACAAGTAATTCAGGCAGGCTTGTTCCTAAAGCTACTACGGTTGCAGCTATTACACCTGTAGTTATGCCAATAATATTAGAAATCTCAATAACACTTTTAATTGTATACTTTGAGCCAATGTTAAGAAGTATCAAGCTAACAATAAGAACAAACGGTTCTTTTATAGTTATTCTATTTACTTTTTCTTCAAGTTCTATCTTTTTAGAATTTACCGCATAGAGAATATAGACCAATAGAGCGGATAGGGAAAATATTCCTTCTCTGTAGGTAAAATTTTTACCATTGAAGGCAAGATAAATAAAGAATGCGCTGAATATGAGTATAGGAATGTCCACTAAAGCTGCATTATGTTTTAGTCTTTCATTTTTGGAAAAGAGTAGGGATGTACCCAATACCAATAGGATATTTGTAATGTTTGACCCTACAACATCAGCTATTACTATTTCTGAGTGTTTTTGTAAGACTGCTGCTATGCTTGTGACTAACTCTGGCAGGCTTGTTCCTATAGATAATATTACAGCCCCAACTATAAATGGGGATAGGCCAAAAAACAAACCAACTTTTTCTGCGGATTCTGTAAAGTAATCAGCGGATTTAACAACCACAAATAAAGAGACTACAAAAATAACAGTCTGGTAGGCTAACATGACTGCTATTTTATCAGCTCAAGTTAAACTTGACAACTTATAAGAAATAATATATTGAATATATGCTCGTCTGCCGAGGTGGTGGAATAGGTAGACACGCCATCTTGAGGGGGTGGTGGGAGCAATCCCGTGCGGGTTCAAATCCCGCCCTCGGCACCATTTATTTTTCTGTTTTTATACTTTTTGTAAAGAAAAAAGCTTATTTTTTAAACATTTATTTTTGCTCGATTATTTTTTTCACAAATTATAATTTTTTTCCTTGACAAAAAATTATTCTTGATGTATATATTTATCGAAGCTTTTAGGAGGTGAAAAGATGGCTTGTGAAAAGGAGATTAAAGCAATTGAAGAGAAACAAGAAGAAAAAATTGAGATTGAGGAGGTAAGCGAGATGGAAAGGACACAAGCAGGCGTATTGGTAATGAGAAAGGTTCCAGAGTTTGAGATGGATGCTTATGATGCAAAGACTGGTAAGTATGTAAAGGTATCAAGCGAGGATTATAAAGGTAAATGGTTAGTTGTATGTTTCTATCCGGCTGATTTTACGTTTGTATGTCCAACGGAAATTGCTGCAATGAATGCTAAATACGATGAGTTGCAGAGTATGGGCGTTGAGGTGTTGGCTGTATCTACAGATACAAAATTTTCTCACAAAAGATTTGCTGAGACTGAACCTCTTTTGAAAGATTTAAAGCTTACGATAGGTGCAGATCCAACGGGAGAGGTATCAAGGAAATTCGGCGTGTTAATAGAGGAAGAGGGTTTAGCTTTGAGAGGTAGATTCCTTGTAAATCCTGATGGTGTTGTTGTCGCCGAAGAGGTTCAAGGACCAAGTGTAGGTAGAAACGTTAATGAGTTTATAAGACAGATTCAGGCATGGCAGCATGTATATAAAACTGGAGAGGTTTGCCCAGCAAACTGGAGGCCTAGTAAAAAAACCCTCCCTGTGAATAAAGAAGTTGAAAAGATGACTGGTAGGGTAGGCGATTATGTAACTGTTGAGGAGTTGCTCTCCTAATTTAGTTTATTATTTTGTAGTTAAAAGGCCAGCTGCTTGCATACTTACATAGTAGCTGGCCTTTCTTTTTTTATTGAACAATATATAAATGATTGATATAAATTCAAAAAGAAGGGGTGGTGCTATGGTTGGTTTAATTTTACTAATAGTCATTTTATTGATTATTAGTCTTACTGTATATTACTACAATAGGTTTGTTAAGCTTAAGAATCAGATAGATAACGCATGGAGTGATATAGATGTACAGCTTAAAAGAAGGTATGATTTAATTCCTAACTTGGTTGAAACAGTTAAGGGCTATGCGAAACACGAAAAAGATACGTTGGAAAATGTTATAAAGGCAAGAAATATGGCTATGAATTCCCAGACAGTTGAGGAGAGGGCAAAAAGTGAAAATATGCTTACTGGGGCTTTAAAGACTATTTTTGCTTTGGCTGAGAGTTATCCCGATTTAAAGGCCAATCAAAGTTTTTTAGAACTACAAAAAATGCTCGCTGATGTAGAAAATGATATTCAAATGGCAAGAAGGTATTATAACGCTGTGGTTAGGGATTATAATGTTTTATGTGAGTCGTTTCCTTCTGTGTTAATAGCAAAACAATTTAATTTCTCCAAGCGAGAATTTTTCGAGACTGAAGAAAGTGAAAGGGAAAATATTAAAGTTGAGTTTTAAGTGGGTTTTGTTTTTTGTTTTTCTGCCACTTTTGGCGCATGCAGAATATTTTTACATAAAAGATTTTCACTCTGATATATATTTGAATGAGAATGGTGTGGTGGATATTGATGAAACAATTAAAGTTCACTTTAACCGGCCAAGGCATGGAATATTTAGATTTATTCCATACGAATACAGAGTAAATAGGACATTTGGAAATGGTAGAAGCTTTGGTAGGATTTATAAGATTTCTATATTTAACGTAGAAGTAGATGGTTTTAAGTACAAAATAAAAAGAAGTGACGGAAAGCTTATTATAAAGATAGGTTCTCCAAAGGCCTATGTTAAAGGGGATGCTGTCTATAAGATACACTACAGTATGTTTGGCGTTATTAATTATTTTAAAAATCATGCTGAATTTTATTATAATGCCGTGGGAAACGGCTGGCCTGTGAGCATTCTAAAATCGTCTTTTGATTTGTATTTGCCTAAAAAACTTTCGAAAAATGATATTAAATTTAAGGTTTTTAGTGGTCTTTACGGTAGTAAACATACAGAAGATATTACCTATTCCAATGGCGTTCTAAGCTGCTATTTAAACCATACTTTAAAATCCCATGAGGGTTTAACGGTTGTTTTGGGTTTTCCCAAAGATTACATAAACAGTTCCGGGTTTTGGCTTAGGCTTAGGTTGTTTTTAAATAATAACTCTATATTTGCTTTGCCTTTGTTTGTTTTTTTGGTTTTGTATGCCATTTGGTATGCTATTGGTAGAGATGTTAAAAAGCCCATTGCTGTTTATTATAGGCCACCTAAAGATATGACACCTGCTGAGGCTGGAGTTCTTGTTGATGATGAGATAAATAATTCAGATCTTCTTTCTCTTATATTCTATTGGGCTTCAAAGGGATATTTGGAAATTGAAGAGAATGAAAACAAAAAGGCTTTTTTTAAGAAAAAGGATTTAATCTTAAAAAAGTTAAAAGACCTGCCTGATTCTGCTAAGAGTTTTGAAAAAATTATCTTTTATGGTTTATTTGATAACAGAGATGTTGTTAGGGTTAGCTCCCTCAAGAATAAGTTTTACGAAACTATAAATGAGGCAAGAAATAGTCTTGATAGTTATATAAAAGAGTTGAAATTATATGAAAAAGGTACAAGAAAATTTGGTTTGATATTGAAAATGCTTGCTTTTATTGTTGGTGGTTCAACTGTTTTCTTTTTTATTGAAACTGGATTGAATTATGCTATTGCTTTCTTTGTTACAGCTGTTGTATTATTTATATTTGGAAAAATTATGCCCAAGAAATCATTAAAAGGCGTTGAACAATTTAGCATAATAAGAGGTTTTAGAGAATTTATGAGAAAGGCTGAGAAAAATAGACTAAAACGGCTTCTTGATGAGGACCCTGACTACTTTTATAATACGCTTTCTTATGCTATAGCTTTAGGTGAACACAAAGAATGGTCAAAAAAGTTTGATGATTTGGTTAGTGAGCCACCAGTATGGTATAGAAGTCAATCACCCTATACAAGATTTTCGGCATATTCATTTGCCACCATGATGGATAGAGATATGTCTACTCTATCTGAAACCTTAGCCTCCCAACCATCGAGTTCTTCAGCAGCAGCCTCAGGCTCAAGCGGATTTGGAGGCAGTGGAGCATCCGGTGGAGGATTTGGAGGCGGTGGAGGAGGGAGTTGGTAGAAAAATTAGAAGCATATTATGCCTTTTTTTGGGCTCAAAAAATGCGCCCTATTACTCAATCTTTCTTTGGGTAAAAAATAAAGCCACCCTTTTTGGTTGTTTATATCCTTTATTAGCTGTCTGACGTAGAATCTTGGGGCATCTTCAAACTCATCCAAAAGAGAAATTTTGTTTTTATCTATGGAGTATATTTCTATAACAATTTTGCCTTTTAATTCTTTTTTGCATTCCTTTATTGCAAAGGGTGCAAAATTAACGGCTAAACAGTACATTTCTTTTGTCAGACTTTCTCTAAGGAATTGAGCCTTTAATTTTTCTAAAAAATGATGGTTAGAATAACCTCTTTTCAACGTTCCGTAAACAAAAATAATCATCTTTCAAAGTTGTTCTCCTCTTAGTTGAATATAGAGCAGGGTTATAGCAATAGGTGACAGCGTGCCTAAAATGAGTGATGCAATTGCACTGCCTATTACCGGTATAAGCCCGAGAACGAACCCCAAAGGCAACTCAATAAGCATAAGAATCAAAAGAAATACAAGTACGCTTCCAAAGTTTTCCTTTACAATCTCATAGCTCTCGATTAT comes from Hippea maritima DSM 10411 and encodes:
- a CDS encoding SHOCT domain-containing protein — its product is MHGYGFHGFFWGGYMGILILILIIAAVVFLIKATTNSQNMKHEGRNYYKETMSEDLKERKNALNILRERYAKGEISKEEYEQMKKDIVKD
- a CDS encoding DUF2207 domain-containing protein, which translates into the protein MSFKWVLFFVFLPLLAHAEYFYIKDFHSDIYLNENGVVDIDETIKVHFNRPRHGIFRFIPYEYRVNRTFGNGRSFGRIYKISIFNVEVDGFKYKIKRSDGKLIIKIGSPKAYVKGDAVYKIHYSMFGVINYFKNHAEFYYNAVGNGWPVSILKSSFDLYLPKKLSKNDIKFKVFSGLYGSKHTEDITYSNGVLSCYLNHTLKSHEGLTVVLGFPKDYINSSGFWLRLRLFLNNNSIFALPLFVFLVLYAIWYAIGRDVKKPIAVYYRPPKDMTPAEAGVLVDDEINNSDLLSLIFYWASKGYLEIEENENKKAFFKKKDLILKKLKDLPDSAKSFEKIIFYGLFDNRDVVRVSSLKNKFYETINEARNSLDSYIKELKLYEKGTRKFGLILKMLAFIVGGSTVFFFIETGLNYAIAFFVTAVVLFIFGKIMPKKSLKGVEQFSIIRGFREFMRKAEKNRLKRLLDEDPDYFYNTLSYAIALGEHKEWSKKFDDLVSEPPVWYRSQSPYTRFSAYSFATMMDRDMSTLSETLASQPSSSSAAASGSSGFGGSGASGGGFGGGGGGSW
- a CDS encoding metal-sensing transcriptional repressor, whose product is MKDKDKKIKHYEAHKTLKTAQGHLNAVLKMVEDNRYCIDISTQLMAVASLLKKANMQILSKHIETCVKDAVLSKSQEDIDQKIKEIKEVIKYLNKI
- a CDS encoding gamma-glutamylcyclotransferase family protein — its product is MIIFVYGTLKRGYSNHHFLEKLKAQFLRESLTKEMYCLAVNFAPFAIKECKKELKGKIVIEIYSIDKNKISLLDEFEDAPRFYVRQLIKDINNQKGWLYFLPKERLSNRAHFLSPKKGIICF
- a CDS encoding LemA family protein; the protein is MVGLILLIVILLIISLTVYYYNRFVKLKNQIDNAWSDIDVQLKRRYDLIPNLVETVKGYAKHEKDTLENVIKARNMAMNSQTVEERAKSENMLTGALKTIFALAESYPDLKANQSFLELQKMLADVENDIQMARRYYNAVVRDYNVLCESFPSVLIAKQFNFSKREFFETEESERENIKVEF
- a CDS encoding calcium/sodium antiporter; its protein translation is MLAYQTVIFVVSLFVVVKSADYFTESAEKVGLFFGLSPFIVGAVILSIGTSLPELVTSIAAVLQKHSEIVIADVVGSNITNILLVLGTSLLFSKNERLKHNAALVDIPILIFSAFFIYLAFNGKNFTYREGIFSLSALLVYILYAVNSKKIELEEKVNRITIKEPFVLIVSLILLNIGSKYTIKSVIEISNIIGITTGVIAATVVALGTSLPELLVSVVASKKGKLEMAIGNVVGSNIFNAFGVLGFSSILGDIRADKSTIEFGIPFMIASSVLLGFIVQNEKISKWVGATLLIFYMFFIYKMFI
- a CDS encoding peroxiredoxin yields the protein MACEKEIKAIEEKQEEKIEIEEVSEMERTQAGVLVMRKVPEFEMDAYDAKTGKYVKVSSEDYKGKWLVVCFYPADFTFVCPTEIAAMNAKYDELQSMGVEVLAVSTDTKFSHKRFAETEPLLKDLKLTIGADPTGEVSRKFGVLIEEEGLALRGRFLVNPDGVVVAEEVQGPSVGRNVNEFIRQIQAWQHVYKTGEVCPANWRPSKKTLPVNKEVEKMTGRVGDYVTVEELLS